One part of the Candidatus Latescibacter sp. genome encodes these proteins:
- a CDS encoding F0F1 ATP synthase subunit A, producing MEISPDSLIFWSRGPITLNATLLFTWIVMALIVVVSWLSTRNLTGETIPSRWQTFLEAIVSIIEDQIRDVTRQAPGRYLPFLGTLFLFISISNLLSVVPGYHPPTGSISTTGALAVCVFFAVPIFGISGRGLRGYLKHYIKPTVFMAPFHIIGEFSRTLALAVRLFGNVMSGTIIGGVLILFVPLFLPIVMQVFELLIGQIQAFIFTVLAAVYIASGTQASGE from the coding sequence ATGGAAATCAGTCCTGACTCTCTGATTTTCTGGAGCCGGGGTCCGATAACCCTGAACGCCACCCTGCTCTTTACCTGGATAGTGATGGCGCTGATTGTGGTGGTTTCGTGGCTTTCCACCCGAAACCTCACCGGGGAAACCATTCCTTCCCGCTGGCAGACTTTCCTTGAAGCCATCGTGTCCATAATTGAAGATCAAATTCGCGATGTCACCCGCCAGGCGCCGGGCCGTTACCTGCCGTTCCTGGGAACCCTCTTCCTGTTCATCTCCATTTCGAACCTGCTCAGCGTGGTACCGGGCTACCACCCTCCCACCGGGTCGATTTCCACCACCGGGGCGCTGGCGGTCTGCGTATTTTTTGCGGTCCCCATTTTCGGAATATCGGGACGGGGGCTGCGGGGCTATTTGAAGCACTATATCAAACCCACTGTTTTCATGGCGCCCTTTCACATTATAGGGGAATTCTCCCGGACACTGGCTCTGGCGGTGCGTCTCTTCGGGAACGTGATGAGCGGCACAATAATCGGCGGGGTTCTGATCCTGTTTGTCCCCCTGTTCCTGCCCATCGTCATGCAGGTGTTCGAGCTTTTGATCGGGCAGATACAGGCTTTCATTTTTACCGTTCTGGCCGCTGTCTACATCGCTTCCGGGACCCAGGCGAGCGGGGAATAA
- a CDS encoding F0F1 ATP synthase subunit epsilon, translating to MRLKILLPTEVFLETEAAKIVAEAVNGSFALLPRHIDFAAALAPGILSFTSLSGKEEFFALDEGVLVKQGGEVQISTRRAIRGPDLGALRRSVEEEFEVLDDREKKARSVLAKLEADFVRRFYDWGKNA from the coding sequence ATGAGGCTGAAAATCCTTCTCCCCACCGAGGTGTTTTTGGAAACGGAGGCTGCAAAGATCGTCGCCGAAGCAGTAAACGGCTCCTTTGCCCTTCTGCCCCGCCACATCGACTTTGCGGCGGCGCTTGCGCCGGGAATTCTTTCCTTCACTTCTTTATCCGGTAAGGAAGAATTTTTTGCACTAGACGAGGGTGTGCTGGTGAAACAGGGGGGAGAAGTGCAGATTTCGACCCGGCGTGCAATACGCGGCCCCGACCTGGGAGCGTTAAGGAGATCGGTCGAGGAAGAATTCGAAGTCCTGGATGACCGTGAGAAAAAAGCACGGTCCGTTCTGGCGAAACTGGAGGCGGATTTTGTCCGCCGTTTCTATGACTGGGGAAAGAATGCCTGA
- a CDS encoding AtpZ/AtpI family protein: protein MPEDKFAGEISKKEARKRRAREGTNHSLWFGLGMFGIIGWSVTVPLLGGVALGLWIDRWWPSRVSWTLTFLFIGAVLGCLNAWFWVSRQRKIIEKKNGDE from the coding sequence ATGCCTGAGGACAAGTTTGCCGGGGAAATATCGAAGAAGGAAGCCCGCAAGCGGCGCGCCCGGGAGGGAACTAACCATTCGCTCTGGTTCGGACTGGGCATGTTCGGTATTATCGGGTGGTCGGTAACCGTTCCCCTCCTTGGAGGTGTGGCTCTTGGACTCTGGATCGACCGATGGTGGCCCAGCCGCGTTTCGTGGACGCTTACCTTTCTGTTCATCGGGGCGGTTCTGGGCTGTCTGAATGCGTGGTTCTGGGTCTCCCGGCAGCGAAAAATTATCGAGAAGAAGAATGGGGATGAATGA
- a CDS encoding ATP synthase subunit I has protein sequence MNEFFGLFLALIFGLALGFVHLGILRLTVEQLSRSNRPSMLFLGGFIVRMGISLLIFLAAVWIASWPGVIVSLAGFLLVRTILTHRWGPQKAERKENCHGNQS, from the coding sequence ATGAATGAATTTTTTGGCCTCTTCCTGGCGCTTATTTTTGGGCTGGCGCTCGGATTCGTGCATTTGGGCATCCTGCGGCTTACCGTGGAGCAGCTTTCACGGTCGAACAGGCCGTCGATGCTCTTTTTAGGCGGCTTTATCGTGCGCATGGGGATAAGCCTCTTAATTTTCCTGGCTGCGGTATGGATTGCATCGTGGCCGGGTGTGATTGTCAGCCTCGCCGGTTTTTTACTGGTAAGAACGATTCTCACCCACCGCTGGGGTCCGCAGAAAGCGGAGAGAAAGGAAAACTGTCATGGAAATCAGTCCTGA